The region TTCATATTTACCCATATCTACGCTACCGCCCCAACATTGGGTTACATTTACAATTTTAATTCCTTTTTGAATGGCTTTTTGTAATGCATTAATAAACCAGAACTCGGTTGGTGCATTACCTGATCCAAAGGTTTCTAAAACCAATCCTTTTAAATTAGGTATGTTTAATATGGCGTTAAGTACATTTTGAGTAATACCAGGAAATATTTTTAAAATAAACACGTTGGTTTCTAGTGTTTTGTGAATAATAAGCTGGTTTGATGTGTAAAAATTTGATAATAAATGATGGTTTACTTTTAAATGAACACCACTTTCTGCTAAATGCGGCATGTTTGGTGATGTAAACGCATTAAAATGTTCGGCCGATATTTTTGTGGTTCTGTTACCACGATACAATTTATATTCAAAATACAAACCAACTTCTTTAATTACCGGTTGTTTGTTTTCTTGTAACGAAGCAATTTGTATAGCGGTAATTAAATTTTCTTTCGCATCGGTACGCAAATCGCCAATAGGTAATTGCGAACCCGTTAAAATAACAGGCTTTGAAAGGTTTTTTAGCATAAAACTTAATGCCGATGCGGTGTACGACATGGTGTCGGATCCGTGTAAAACCACAAAACCATCAAATAAATGATAGTTTTTTTCTATAACTTCGGCCATTTTAACCCAATGCTCAGGGCTCATGTCCGATGAATCTATAGGTTCTTCAAACGAATACGTATCAATGGTGCAATCTAATAACTGTAATTCGGGAATACGTTCTAAAAGTTGGTTAAAATTAAAGGCCTTTAGGGCGCCTGTTTCAAAATCTTTAACCATACCAATAGTTCCGCCCGTATAAATTAATAGAATAGCTGGTTTATGCATGGTTTAAATTTAATTTGTTAACAACTGGGTTGGCGTACATTTCTAAAAATGTTTCAACAACGGTGTCGTTGCATTTATCAACTTTTAATTCTAACCTACGTAAAAACAATTGCTTTTCTTTATCGGTGTATTCATTTTCAAAGCGATTGGTGTTGTTAAGTAAATCGTAAGCTATATAGTTTGTTGGCCAAAGTTTGTAATTAGCAACAATTTGCTCATCGATAACTTTTGCTAAAAGTTGAATTTGTTTATTAACATTGGAAGTTTCGTTTTTTATTACATCTAATTCGGTATTTAAAACGTTGCCAATGTGTAAGTGAATGCGTTTTTTTTGCCCAACAACACCACTCATTAAATTTAAAAAATCTTCGTTTTTATCTTTAATGTAATGCTCATCGGCCATTTTGGCTAATAATTGAGGCATTTTTAATTTATCGGTAGGATCGTATTCATACGAAATAGATACAGGTATAATTCGAAGATTTTTAAAATAATCCATCATTGATGGTTCGTTACAAGCCATACCAATCATTTTTAAAACACCTTGGTGCGTTGCGTCTTTACCGTCTTTCGTTCGGCCTTCGCGTTGAGCTATCCAAACCGATCGGTTTTCTTCTTTTAATAAATGATACATGTATTCTGATAAAAGCTTACTGCTTTCTAGCAATTCACGAGGCGATAGTCCGCGTTTTACAATAAAATTACGGTTTAGTTTTGCTAAATCCATAAACAATTGTTTTTGTACAAGGTTGTCGCCAATTGCCGATCCGGTCATTATTTTGCCGTGATCCATTAATAAAACGTTTAATAAGCTGGTATCAAGTAAAATATCGCGGTGATTTGATATAAAAAGATAGGTAGTATTGCTGTCTAACTTTTCAAATCCCGAGCTTGAAAGGCCTTCCGATGTGTTTTTTAAAACACGTTGTAAGGTATGATAAATGATTTTTGATTGAAAATCGCTTATGTTGTGTATGCTGTTTAGCAAATTTTTTATTTGCTCTTCTGAATAGTCTGGAAACGTATAGGCTACTAACGATTTTACCATTGGATGTAAAGCAATTTGCTGAAGTACTTTTGGAACTTCTTCATCGTGATAAAAGCGTATTGAATCGAATTTAGACATGGTTTTGAATTATTTTCGTAACTGAAACAAATATACTTCCAATTTACAATTTAAAAATGTTTAATGCGTTTTTTGTTGTTTGCAATGCAATTTCTTCAACCGATAAGTTGTAAATACTTGCTAATTTTTGTGCAACTAAAGCAACATAGCTGCTTTCGTTGCGTTTGCCGCGGTGTGGTACAGGCGCTAAATAAGGTGAATCGGTTTCTAAAACAATATGTTCTAAAGGTATTTGGTTTAAATATTGGTCTATTTTGCCGTTTTTAAAGGTTGCAACACCGCCAATTCCTAATTTCATGTTTAGGTTTAAGGCGCGTTGAGCTTGGTTAAAATCGCCCGTAAAACAGTGGAAAATTCCAAATAACTCTGAAGCTTTTTCTTGTTCTAATACTTCAAAAACCTCATCAAAAGCATCGCGACAATGTATGTTTATAGGTAAGCCTAGTTTTTTTGCCCATTGTATTTGTGTTTGAAAAGCTTGTTGTTGAATGTTAAGGGTAGATTTATCCCAATACATATCAACTCCAATTTCGCCTACAGCAACGTACGTGTTTTTTGCAAGTTCTTGTTCAACAAAAGCCAATTCTTGTTCAAAAGTTTCGGGTTTAACGTAACATGGGTGTA is a window of Myroides sp. JBRI-B21084 DNA encoding:
- a CDS encoding 1-acyl-sn-glycerol-3-phosphate acyltransferase encodes the protein MSKFDSIRFYHDEEVPKVLQQIALHPMVKSLVAYTFPDYSEEQIKNLLNSIHNISDFQSKIIYHTLQRVLKNTSEGLSSSGFEKLDSNTTYLFISNHRDILLDTSLLNVLLMDHGKIMTGSAIGDNLVQKQLFMDLAKLNRNFIVKRGLSPRELLESSKLLSEYMYHLLKEENRSVWIAQREGRTKDGKDATHQGVLKMIGMACNEPSMMDYFKNLRIIPVSISYEYDPTDKLKMPQLLAKMADEHYIKDKNEDFLNLMSGVVGQKKRIHLHIGNVLNTELDVIKNETSNVNKQIQLLAKVIDEQIVANYKLWPTNYIAYDLLNNTNRFENEYTDKEKQLFLRRLELKVDKCNDTVVETFLEMYANPVVNKLNLNHA
- a CDS encoding TatD family hydrolase, with translation MILIDTHTHLYSEEFNADRNEMMQRALNAGVKHFFVPAIDASYYNGMQQIKQQYPQNVHLMMGLHPCYVKPETFEQELAFVEQELAKNTYVAVGEIGVDMYWDKSTLNIQQQAFQTQIQWAKKLGLPINIHCRDAFDEVFEVLEQEKASELFGIFHCFTGDFNQAQRALNLNMKLGIGGVATFKNGKIDQYLNQIPLEHIVLETDSPYLAPVPHRGKRNESSYVALVAQKLASIYNLSVEEIALQTTKNALNIFKL
- a CDS encoding asparaginase, which translates into the protein MHKPAILLIYTGGTIGMVKDFETGALKAFNFNQLLERIPELQLLDCTIDTYSFEEPIDSSDMSPEHWVKMAEVIEKNYHLFDGFVVLHGSDTMSYTASALSFMLKNLSKPVILTGSQLPIGDLRTDAKENLITAIQIASLQENKQPVIKEVGLYFEYKLYRGNRTTKISAEHFNAFTSPNMPHLAESGVHLKVNHHLLSNFYTSNQLIIHKTLETNVFILKIFPGITQNVLNAILNIPNLKGLVLETFGSGNAPTEFWFINALQKAIQKGIKIVNVTQCWGGSVDMGKYETGTALKQIGVISGYDITTEAAITKLMFLLPQDLNPNEFANAFQTAICGELNLMN